The DNA window ATCGCCGAGTACCTGGCCAACGAAACGGGTGCGGTGATAGTCACGACAACGTGGGGCGTCTACGATCCGAACGTTACGGCAGAGATTATGAGCTACGCTCCGGACGAGGTGATAATAATCGGTGGCCCTGACGCCGTGGTCGATGAATACGTCGCGGACTTGGAGGAACTCAACATCACCGTCGAACGCTGGGGTGGCCAGAACAGGTACGAGACCAACCTCATGGTCATGGAGCGGGCCAAAGTTAAATTCAAGCTCGAGTTCAATAACAGCGTTTTCGTCGCTGGAAATGACACCCTGGCCATTCAGAACGCCCTTCAGCTCGCGGTTCAGAACGGGGCAGTGATGGTCTACGTTAACAAGAGCACCAACGTCACAAAGCTCATGGAGAAGTTCGAGATAAAGGAAGCGGCCATGGTCAAGACGCAGGCATCTGAGAGGGTCATGGAGCACGTTATGGAGCAGCTCCACGAGTGCAACTGTACCGCCATGGAGGTTCAGGCCAACGTCACCAAGGAGACGGTTCTCCAGTTGATGGTTCAGGTTCAGGAGAGGCTCAAAACTATCGAGAAGATGGCAAACGAAACCAACTCAACCGCACTCATGGAGCAGGTTAGGGTCATGGAGATGACGATGGAGAAGGCCAACGGGGCACTTCAGGCCGGAAACTACACCGAGGCGTACCAGATGATGCTTGAGCTCCAGGTTCGGACGGAGTTCAGCCTCAAAGCGGCGAACGGCGAGATGAGGATGGCGATAAAGAACGGTGAAAAGGCTGCCCTTGAGCGTGAGATGGGGAAGCTTGAGGCGCAGATAAGCGTCATGGAGA is part of the Thermococcus celericrescens genome and encodes:
- a CDS encoding cell wall-binding repeat-containing protein is translated as MLGKKVAAILFGLLMLGMPLTVGSVSAAEGSVTVILVSDNAADKAIAEYLANETGAVIVTTTWGVYDPNVTAEIMSYAPDEVIIIGGPDAVVDEYVADLEELNITVERWGGQNRYETNLMVMERAKVKFKLEFNNSVFVAGNDTLAIQNALQLAVQNGAVMVYVNKSTNVTKLMEKFEIKEAAMVKTQASERVMEHVMEQLHECNCTAMEVQANVTKETVLQLMVQVQERLKTIEKMANETNSTALMEQVRVMEMTMEKANGALQAGNYTEAYQMMLELQVRTEFSLKAANGEMRMAIKNGEKAALEREMGKLEAQISVMEKAGTDVSAINALMEQLKVAIQNGQYDEAGGS